From Colias croceus chromosome Z, ilColCroc2.1:
AGATTACAACTGTGACCAAAAATGCGGGGATTTGTTTACACATATCCGATATGTACGACATTTCACGATAGCTTCACGAGGATAAGATGGTTTGGACTCGGATTAAAATAACGCAGCATTGATATTGTGTAGATCAAACAGTTCAGGCAGCATCGAATAACTATGTAATCAAGATATTGGACAGGACAGGACCCTGAATTGGCTTCCGAAATACAGCTTTCTTTAAAGGTTTGaagaaaaatgtataaaaagcGACaacaaatcaaatttaaaaaagcacAGTTACAAAGACAATTTGTTTCACTGTATATTGCCTCAATGAGGAACTGTCGGGCTTCTAAATCTTTGGCTGTTATTGTGCTAATATGAAACAttcaatcaattaaaatgtcacgtcaGTTATCATCGCTGACACGAGTCTAAATTGTGCCTCCATAAGACAATGTTATTGCCATCAGTTTGGTTGACGTTTGATCGGACCCACCCTTAACAAACCGCGTTACGCAAACACCCTTAGTAAACAAcggctaaataaaaaatcacacGTAATAGCCAGCGCGTAGAGTGAATATAGAGCAATATAGTTTTTCGGTATAtctgaattatatttaatgtaagaacccttttttattttatggtatttaattgattacaaaattaatatcatcaccataatttaaaaactcttcataaatgaatgtatgagttaatataaattttaaaactgaaGTTATctacaaaactattttttttttcgccgATCACTAGTAAGATATATATGAAACCAATTAAAGTCTTAAAATGagatttgtatgaaattttattgtagaaTCTATTATAGTAAAACAGAAAACAATACTTCAAATCGAAGGTTATAATCGTTTTCCACATCAATCATGCAAAATTATAACGTTCTTGATGAATCCATAGATGGAAGATAATAATTAGCCACACAATAATCATATGTCTTAACAAATAGAAATGTCAAAATATATCTGCGGGGCTCGCCTTATTGAATCTCGGATTGGGGTCTCGTATTGCAATCAAACGGCTAATGCTAGTGGGgccacattttatttccccTACTCCCATGTACCCGGTAATGCACTGAAATCGATTAATTatccttttattattattttattgccgTTCTGAGCGCATTTCTATTGTTTATCTGTCTCCGTATTTCAAGTTTAAGACGATAATTCTTTGGGTCGTGAAATGTTATTGTTAGTAAATTTCGGATGGCAAAACAATGCAATTTTTTGTaagaatttttgtttataaattagtcAGCATATTTTAgagcttattttttaataattagaaaggaaattttattttattatctataaatatacttGCGCTGTGTTATCTATGCTCTATGTAGGATATTAATATTCTTTAAACGACACAATTTGctataattttttctttttacttgGAATACTAAAATGACCAACACTTTTAATCGTCTATAGCGTCATAATTGGAATACAAATTTCTTCTTTGACGATGGGGCCGCACGACCGGAGGGTCGTGATTTGGCCTTTTGTGTGTAACGCATTAACTCCTTCGAGCCTCTACTAACCCTCAACACCGTACATTTGATGAACAAAACAAATTCATATCACCGTGTAGTAAGATTTACATTCCGTTGCTTTCACGCTTGATCGGCGATTTTGGATTTAGAGCTATCGTAATAAGGACTGTTTCGagttagtaaaaaaatacacatttacCTCAACGTGGTAGCTATCGAATAAAACTGAACCGAGCGGATATTAAAATAGAGGCTCTTTTGGGAGGTACCTTTTATTTTCAGTTGCTCAAAGATTAGTGTTGATAATGGGTGCGTAATTACAGTAGAAAGGCGGACATTACGAGGTTCATTTGGCGAGCAGAGATCGAAGGGGTTCGGAGTGCCTCCAGAATTAGCTTCGCAATGATTTCGTTAATACAAACACCATACGTGACTCAGGAGGCCTCTTGGAGCTACTCTCCCTGTTACCAGCAATTAAAGATAGACTTCTTTTATGATATACGAGTCTGATCTTTAAAAAgttcatttaaaatacctatactAATAGGGGGATGTATGaccacaaattaaaaatatctgaatagTTTACTGGAAATACCAATGTTATtgcaaaagttatttttattttaatgagttGTAACACTCATGGAAAATAATGTGTAGTAGTAAAGGGAACACGTCGATTATGGAAAAAATCATAGCTTATGCTTATGCATGGCGTCACGCTGTTTCATTTAGCGTTTAGAgggttaaatttttattacccACTGCCACATCTTGGAATATGCTGTTTTTTATTAACTgaaatttaagtaaaaacaCTGAAATGACAAATCATAATTACGTTCAGACAAgcatacattataataattaatatcttaatatttcGACAATTAGGTGTAATCTAACTTTTAAGACAATATAGGGTGTATTTAAAGCCTGACGCTGCACTACCGGacaataatatgtagatattgtttaatatttttaacacatttgTAAAAGTTCCCCATGGCCATCGAGAAAATGTCCTATTCAGCCAATATAGTGGCACCATAAATTTCATATGAGGGTGTCGTGTTTGCTCTAAGAATGTATTGTTGACCGAGCAGGGAGGCGACGGAGCGCTTTCTTGGCACCACTAGGGGTCTCAATGGTATACTGAAAATATACTGCAACGACAATTACTGTCTTCCACAAATAGTATAGATCCAGACACGCTTTTGTTGTGTCAATTCTCAATTCTTTAACAATTCAAGCAGCAGACGTGAACCGTCTTATTGTTGATTAAAGCGGTTTccgtttttaatattgtacatattttgcaagaCTAACATATACCATacctaaaaaaagaaatacctGTAAATATGACTCAGCAAATACCTAGTTACGgccactatttattttatatgatgtTTATGTTCAATTTTCTTTTctcaataaaaaaagttttaaactCTTTGTTAGCagacaatattaaaaatttatattgttaattatgtaTTGAATGCACTAAACTTGACTAGTTGGTTTACTGAAGCGTCTTTCTTGAACTAGTTCATTTTATTCCATTGAAAACAGTTTAACCTGTAAATTCTTATAACGACCGAACGAAGATCAAATTATACCACCCTTAAATGGGAAAAACAATCACATAAACGAATAAATCGGTAGCAGAACTGAGCTCGTCCCATCAATTTCGATTCGAAATGGAAAATGTAATCACTTTTGACGATGCTATTTGTACGTATGTACGCAATGAGTGGATGCTATATCGCGACAAAATTTTCGTATTTTAAAAGCTACGCAGAAAGGTTTTGTCTCTTTACAAGTTGTTCCGCAAATGTAAAACCATAGTACCTTCAAAAACTACAAGAAACACAGTCCTAATACAAGTCtagtttttaaaaagtaaaattaataatggtCTTTATAAAATCATTGCCTTATATTTATTGGCAATTGCCTTATATTTATGTGTAGTAAATTAGAAAGATGTGTTGCTTGGACCGGTATCTATTCAGCATATTGTAGTTGTATTAAACATCTTCTGCTACTTACGATTTATTTTGAAAGGAACGAAATATAAAGTGATGCAAATGGATTAGAATACGTTTCCGCGCCATTACATCTGTATCAGACGTCAAGAGGGCCAATCATTTCAAATTGCGGCCTCGTGCCTTTTGTCcgcttataaatataataactgCATCCGGATAGTCAATGTCAGGGGCAATCAGAGGGAATTCTTACCTTTGTCGTCTTATGATGATTGAcgttaaaatacttaaatacagCCTTGTCTCATCCGTCGGCCACAAAACAAGTAAATTAACGTATTGTTCCATAGCTGTTTAAGTTTCATTACGTTTagattttaatagaaatataaaatagacaTTTGAAAGTGAAACTTGtttacgataatttttattgttaaaatttaggTGACGATACTTACCATAAACAATCAAACGGTTCAAATATTGatgtatattgaatatttataatagttttcTAATAAAGTACAAGTTGAATTAGTCCGTCCATCGATCCCTAGCGGGTCATTTATCATAATCATCTGGATTAGATCGCGCCGCGCCCTACAGGGAACTGTATGAGCCCCCGTTTAACTGCTattcaacattttttgaaTGAACCCTTGCTTAGTCATGCACGTTTCGCTTCttaacttataatttttaaacaatttattattggCACTACATTAAACACTGAATAATAAGTAGAAATGggaaataggtacataattagtATGGCATTTATTGAGGGCTGCAATGTTTTAAGAGTTATAATTAtaggatttatttataagttgacacaattacctactttagttttttaaccgacttcaaaaaaaaggaggaggttatcaattcggccggtatattttttttttttttttatgtatgtacaccgattactccgaggtttctgaaccgatttacgtgattctttttttgttcgatgcgggatggtgtcgaattggtcccataaaaattttattcggataggcccagcagtttttattttatgagcatttttgtctgtaggtatttgtaaattttgcaagtgcaagtttgaagtcggttgtttttaacgcagttatcacttgtgttCAGATATTTTTGCCATCATTTGAGGCAGATTTAACGGGGCATACACTTTTTCCGGttctttgttaaaattaaaatataattaaattaaagatatGTTTAGTCAAAAAGCCTTCGAGATATTTTgcataaaaaaacaacagaaaggaaaaaaaaatgactTGGTTTAGAGTTGTAGAGTGGTAGAGACTCTACATTTTTGATCCAccattacctatatattagAAGTGAATTGCCTGtgtaaaaataagaaaatgtgaAATgctagaaatattattttacttcctCACCCCGTCTACTAGATGATGCTGTGTTATGTTTATACTTGCCGCGTTAAATTTGATATAAGCGGTCTTAGTAAGTGTTAGAAGAGACTTTAAATATGTCGTCCGTCGTTAaatgcaatatattttatgaaattaaaaatacatttaaaagccTGTAAGTATatgaatgtaaaatataaaggaGATAGTAGCTTCATTTCTAACAATAAGTGAGgaatcttttctttttttatctcTTTTTTACCCTTTTATCGCGGAATATTCTTGTCAAACcgacacaaaaaatatcaaattaccTTTTGCGTTAAACAAACGATAGTAACATTTTCTTTCCCGTTAGTGACTATggaattgtaacattttttaaatgcatATAAATGTTCACGTTATTCACCGCCTATCCCTCGATTCTTAAGACTTTATAGCACATTTTGTATTAGTCATGGCACAAGAGTTAGTCACAGTACCCTGCTTTACAACCCACAAACAACATGAGTGTCATTAACagttactattttattataatattaacaaaggCGACTGTTCCCTTGGGGTCCCTATTGTTTCAAATTGAATTTCAAACAATTGGACATTACTTCACCAAAATTGATCTTAAGTTTTGTAGATTAGAGttcatatttaattgaaataaaataaaaatcgtaaACATTCGGCTGTTATAACATTCGTataatttgtaagtatttttgtaCAATACATCCAACGATATAAGAGGTCCTATAGCGAGCAAGGATCTCATTATTTGAATGTtcattacttgctctgtggaaTGTTCAATTATACACTGCATATTACATTTTCACAATGGATTCTGATTGAAGTGGGTTAAATTTTGACGAATTATCCCAATAAAACGTCAGTTTTTATAAGAAATCGGTTTCTTAGAGACATTCTAAAAATGTAGTCTCGTATCGCGACAAACGGTTAGTAAGAACCCCAAGCACTATCTATGCAAATTTAGAAGCCTACACGTACGGGGCGATCTCATTACGGCTGTTTAAAATGCAATCTATGCACTGTATCTGAGTTTTTTTGGTCCGTGTTGTTGGTCTGTTGTCAGGGAAACTACTATCTTTTTAGTCTAGCCGTGCAGTAAGTGTTATAGAAAACAAACTGTAACACCAAATAGATTATTGTATTTGGCTAAGCCCATCAGTTTATCATCTCCGTGGAAAAATGATATTCGTTTTAATACCAAACATATTGGTAAATTTACTTATTTCTGTTTCAGATCCATATCAAATGTTCGGACCCACAAGCAGTCGTCTTGCTAATTCAGGTAAGATTATGAATATGAGGTCATAAGATCACTTGCCACATTCtttaattatagttaatacCTAGTCATTAAAGCAAAGATATCTTGATGAACAACACATGAGTGgctaataaagtttttaaagtatttcatCAATATTTAACGTGTAATTtcgatatataaaataaccaatTAAAATTAGGCAGATTAAAATGTTGTGCTGGTCCAATTTATTCAGCACTTGAAtcatacatatatgtatttctttCCGCCCATTCTTACCTCAAATAATATcggttaattaaaactaaatttagtCCCTTCATAGGTGAAAGTGGTCAAGAAGCGGGTGACCTGTGAGAAAATAGGGGTCGACAGTTAACACGCGAAATGGCGATAACAGCCCCCGTTCGGTTTACCATGTATTTGATTGGAGATACCGTACAAGTTTTTAGATAAACGATGTATTGAAATGATGGAAATAAATGTACGGACTTCACTTTTAAGTTGCATTTTATATAGATACTCATTAATTCATCAAGTgcaagaaattaaatttattaactcCTCATGTCCACAAGATATGGTTAAATATAGACTTGCATTTTAGAATAATTTgcaaaaatagaataataaataatatgcaaataGCTCTTCTAAGCGATACATGTTTTtaagcaaaatatttatatatctaataatagtAGAACCTTCCAAGGTATTGCTCTCTTCAGACTCGATCAATAGGTTTACCGAAGACTaacgtaaattaataaaaatctaatcaACTTCTAATATGTGAAAAACaaagtgtatttttaataccaTAGTATTTAATACCATAAGTACTACCATACtgtataaattgttttcataATTTCCTTGTTCCACGTTTCCTTCCTTTCTTTCAAAAATAGAAGTGTTTGTAGATTGGTTAAATAGATAGTAGTTAAAAGGTCAATGTGTATCTTGATAAAGTTGTGTATTGATTTGCAGGTAACTAGCAATTAACTTCAACATTCAGTGATTTTTTTCCCACAGGTAGGGTTGTCAATTAcgaacaattatttatacgtACTCGTGCACGCAAGCGGCTACGCTAGATAGTGTagataacattaattttattcttttgGGAACGTGCTTCAAACATATATTGTGGATATTATCTGCACTTTACCCCTCGGCaagttaaaatgttaatagtCTAATAAAATGGTGTCGAACTAAATCGCAGCACgcacttttatattttcgttcaGTTTATTGGACCAGGTATTTGTGGTGGATGTAGGTAACTGAAACACTTTAGACGTCAGGCGCTCAGACATCTGTGATGGATCTTCCGTAAACACGGTATTGTATTTCGTACGatggataataaaaaaatatacgaatTTGGTCTAGAATTAGATAATCtacatagaaaataatatgaacaaaaTGTAGTTTCTTAAGATCGTCGAGATTAGATGTTATTTGGTGGAACCTGGaggtttaataaaatcataaagaATAATAGGGAATTTCTTGCATTGATAATATCATAGATTTGGAAACCATCATtcaaatatgtacttaaatcTACATATAGTATCTACTTATGGTATTTGAGGCTTAATTTAGATTGAAACACAAGGATGATGCAATCACTCTTATTCACCGGCAACAAACTGACACATGATCGGTGACATTATTTGTGTCTACCCTCACTAATATGACTAATATACTACAATCCCTCCACCTTTAGTTACAACTTAATGACTAggtattacaaaattttacgttttttacGTATACGCAAGGGATATCTACGAGGTGTCAACTGATCGTCACTCCGAGGGTCTATAGGGGCGGAAGGAGAACTCACGCCAGTAGCGACAGAACTTCCTTCAGAATCTGAGCCAACTGGTACCGATTCACTCCTCTATTGAGCTGGCGATGACAAGACGTTTGAGTCATGAGGAACCCCCTGCAATTGCGGTGAATCTTGTTCCGTATCCACAGGAAACGAAGATTCAGTCACCCCATTAGTAGTGTAGTCCCCGAAGCAACTCACATCATCAGACACATgttcattgtattttttagaacccttataaatcaaaatttgatCTATATGTTTTCTAAATCCGAAGGAAATACTAAATCTTTAGCGACGCGATAAGTGTCTTCTACCAACGCTGTCAACAACAACGCGCGGCGCTTCACCCCGGCTTTGTCTGAATTGTCATCAATGCTGTTAGCCGTGCAATACTGCTTAAAACGACTAATGAATATACTCCATTCTTGCGCGCGGTGGTCGAACGTGAGATTGCTGCTAAATGACGCATTTCCAACAAACGACATATTTCACTGTATTCTTTGCACTTTTTCACGTGTGAATTACTATTTCCTCGTCGCCAATTATGGTATTTGAGGCTTAATTTAGATTGAAACACAAGGATGATGCAATCACTCTTATTCACCGGCAACAAACTGACACATGATCGGTGACATTATTTGTGTCTACCCTCACTAATATGACTAATATACTACactactataaaaataaaataacgattatattatatacgcaAGTACATAATGACTGTGCCGTTACGCAGAGGTGTCAGGCGCGTCGAGCGGCAATTTACGTGAGACAATCAAAGCCACGTGGCAGCCCTGACTGTAATTACACTGCGCATTTCACGCGGGCGCAGGCCAACTTACCTGTGATCGTGATTTGAACAACGAAATGGTAGAATGATTCAATGTGCCCGTGTAATATTATTGTGGCATTTTTTCCGGATTTTTATAACAGGCGAATAGAAGTCaattaaataactaataagatTAGGATACAAAGGAGAGAAGAGGCTATGTCCATTTTCAAAATTGTcaattgatatattttgttacacTAATTACTTTGGAGTCCATGATATTCGCCTTGCCGGGGCGCAATCGCCACCTAGCAAGGCGATAGACGCGGGTTCGGATCCGGCCTCgtgatagatttttttatatttttttaaatttctcatttataaagcattgtCTACTCCCTACCTAAGTATACTTTCAAATTGATAAAAGGTACTGGTAGAAAAAACATAgacaattcaaattattttaaaacaacccttcatacaatattaaaagttCACTATAgcaatcatattaaaatttaaaatttcaggtCAATCTCACTCGCCACTTTAAAAAACTGTCCAACACATGGCAATATGTTTTTCCGAATAAAATAGTGATTTACAAGCAGCGAGGCTCAGAAGCGAAGGAACCCCCGTAGAAGCATGTTGGGATATTGGGCGGCCATGTCACGTGTACGCACGACTTGAGCGAAACGCGATCGTCTAGCTAGAAGTAGCGTCAGAAAAAAGTTTGAAGCTCAACAGAAGAGAAACTCGTACATTTGTTGTTTTGTAATAAGTGGTATTTTTCTAAGTATTGAGTATAAAAGACACATTTTTTTGGGAAATCGTAAATTTCAATCAGTTATTGATGAAAAAACGGTAAAAGGTTTATGGATATGCAATACAAATCTTCAAGTTTTAAAACCAAATATATATAACCATTGACTTGGTAAAAAATCTGAATAAAGTGAAAATGAAGGATGAAAAACAGTTTGTTCtccgcatttattataatttatccaCTCATTTTCAAACCGACGCGGACGCGGacgctttatttaaaaaacattgcaATGCAAattcaaaagattttgttttgcaacagataataaaacaatttcccTTGAAAAAAAAGGCTAATTGTAGATGGGGACAGTACTAAAACGGCGAGTTCACACGAGCGTGGCATCTCGGTGATTTATACCATGATCGATTATGTTGAAGTCACAACGTTTTCGCTCGCATCTCGCTTCGCTTGACTCATTGTCTGTTATGGCCCATCGATTTTATTACTCGCAATTAATGATGGCTTGGGGTTTGATGAGAAATACTGCATGTTGCTAAATCACTGTCAAtggtatataaatattgtaggtATGGACggaaattacataattattgttagaaAAAATCCAAAAGCTAGGAACAATTTAATCTGCGTGGTTCTTGTTCAGATGGTCTGAtcaggtaggtaggtaccgtAACATTACAGTACAGTACAGTCTACATAGACTAAACGACTTCTAAAGAAAATCTGTGAAATTTCAATAGACGTACACAAAGTTATAATTCATGGACATAATATGGTTTACATAATAGTTTAGATTCTAGGACACAACACAAACGGGTAAAAAAACCTTAGTAGTTAACACACTTAGCAATCGCTTATGTTGTTTGCCAAGAGTTTGAGTAAATCGAAAAGCCAcccaaataatattaatagtgcCGTGTCAGCGTGTAGTCGCGTTATCCCTAATCGATTCAAGGAACTATTACGTATTGTGAGCAATGCCTCAGGCGCGGCGTAACTACCGCTTTATGACTGCGTAATGATAGGGTTGCTGATGGTGAAatctttcaatattatataagccATTAGGCATTAGCTATATTGTCTGTGGTGCGAGTTTTCTCTTTCATCAACAAATGACtcttattttatgattatcgttttttcattttatatgatcGTTAGAAACCTAAAATCCTATAACGTTAGGTATTTAAATCGAGAAAGACGTAAAAACTGTAGATTTGATTTTTCTAAGAGGTTCACTCGGTTATACTTTTATGTGTGGGATCTAGCAAAATCTATCGTTACAGGCTCAGGTCAGATCCAGTTATGGCAGTTTCTTCTGGAGCTACTGAGTGATTCGAGCAACGCAGGCTGCATCACCTGGGAGGGGACAAACGGTGAATTCAAACTGACGGACCCCGACGAGGTGGCCCGGCGGTGGGGGGAGCGCAAGTCCAAACCGAACATGAACTACGACAAGCTGAGCCGGGCTCTGAGGTAACGTCACATTTGCGGTAACGGTGATGCTATTGCGATGTCCATGGGTACCCATAATACTGTATGTGCGGTGCGATTTTATAGTCCCTGTGTGTCGACAAAATGTTTTCCGTATGTCTATATTTCTtgattattgtatttatggCCACAGTGCTATCACAATAATGATAGGCAGGAGAACTAATCGAGCCAACTCTGTACAGATATTACTACGACAAGAACATAATGACGAAGGTACACGGCAAGCGTTACGCGTACAAGTTTGACTTCCAAGGGCTGGCGGCTGCGACCCAGCCCGCCGCTACCGACCAGGCGTACAAGTACCAGAGCGACTTGTTCATGAGCTCGTACCACCACTCCGCCAAGCTGTCGTCCTTCATGGCGCCTCACGCGGCCATGCCCACGTCTACAGGTAATGTTGTTATAATGTACGGTGAGCTTGCGAATTAATACCTTGTGTGCACTTAATGATTTTCTAAGGAATTCTGTGGACAATAAGGACGATGAGGTCATAGTCAAGAGGTAGGAAAGAAACTTAACTAACTTTCATATTTCGTGAACCAAGTACTTAAGTAGTATTtatcaaaactttttttaactacaaaaagtaaacagactttaaagtttttaaatttcaaatattttcaagcCAAAAGCGGAATTTACAAGACAGtgtaaagttattttaagcTAACAGATTAAAAAAGTTGTCAACAGGCCAGTTTAATATCATGCACCCTTCAAACGCAGTCGGGTGTAATCTGCATTCGGTGCTAATACCCGTACACTCGCTAGCACAAATATTAGCACGCTCCTCGAAACGGCTTGTCATCGCCACTGGTTTGGCTTCACTCACTTGACTTAatggaataaatattttgactaCGATAATTTACTGCGACACCTTATTCTGTGCAGGAATGTATGTAATAAACCGGATTTTATAAGATGGTAATGCTATTTATTGGTTTACTGGtacatatttaacaatttaacgAACCGAATTTATCTACCTACTTTTACAAATTACGGATGTTCattcaattttttcaaatagctTTTCGATGTGATTGTAcacaaaattcaatttatatatttttatgttaaaatttttagattatgaattaatctaaCTTGCAATGTATAAATAAGATAATCATTCCAGAAGTCCTTGGAAAATCATTACAAGCTAGCGTTGAAGCGAATTTGCTATGAGCGACtgacgaaataaaaatttgattgTGTATCTTtttactttgtttatttttgctttttatactttatttattttaaattgaaacatttttggttcaggtatattattttaatggcaTGTAATGAATACCGTCATGCATTTGGCTGGTTAATTAATTGCGTTTTAGATAAGCAAATATAGCGCTCGCAGGCAGTCTGCAGGCAATATACCCAGCCTAGTCTGTTTGAGGCAAATAGTGATATCCGAAGCGAGCGGATATTGTTGTCCAAAATGCAATTTCAATCGCAATTCCAATTTCACATGTTAACTTAGGTTAGAAACCTTCTTGTTGCAGCTTCGATATTCCCATCAGCGTCATGGAGTAATTGGGGCGGTGGTGGGAGCAACCTGTACTCCCCCCATTCTATGGCTCCTCCCCACGTGGCGTCGCACCTGGGATCGTACCCGCACTACGCATGACCAGCTTTTTAAACACTTGTGTAACGATTAATGAACTTCAGCCGAGTCATTAGGAACGCAACTATTTTAATCGTGAATTCATGAAATTATCTTCAATAATTCTCATATTTTCATAGCAATAAACTGTACCGTCTTATGTCTgtaaaataacacaatacGAACGAAATCAGTCTATGTAATGATTTCGTTCgtattgtgttattttacacaataataGTCTTGTAGTTATGCGTTAAAATGATTGAATGTCCTTTTGATTCGGTAACGACAATAGACAAAGGAGCAAGTCACATAGCAGACTATTGATAGAAGCTACACCGTGCTACGCGACTTGCTTCTACGCCCAGAGCTACGAAACAAAAACTTAGAATCGATGGTTATCTAAcaaatatgatattttcttatatttcaatattaaattacaaatcaCAACCATTAAGTTTTGGGCTTCAAGATATATAACGTTTTTATTTCTAACTGGGTTGATAATTTCAATCGCCGATGATGGAAGGTaagtttgtaatttgtatttgtgatttaaaaaatatgacttttatatgcaaaaaaacgaaaatattttgGGAGAAAGgtgcaaaaaataaagaaaataaatagattagtttaaatttgtggattttttaataatattttaact
This genomic window contains:
- the LOC123705506 gene encoding DNA-binding protein D-ETS-3 isoform X1; this encodes MLDIKGSADYLSRSGTFTNFSMLFDASYKSSWSTHATTQGSQGYGTNSLSAMSKSTLDAHSHLRQPDPYQMFGPTSSRLANSGSGQIQLWQFLLELLSDSSNAGCITWEGTNGEFKLTDPDEVARRWGERKSKPNMNYDKLSRALRYYYDKNIMTKVHGKRYAYKFDFQGLAAATQPAATDQAYKYQSDLFMSSYHHSAKLSSFMAPHAAMPTSTASIFPSASWSNWGGGGSNLYSPHSMAPPHVASHLGSYPHYA
- the LOC123705506 gene encoding DNA-binding protein D-ETS-3 isoform X2, with protein sequence MSKSTLDAHSHLRQPDPYQMFGPTSSRLANSGSGQIQLWQFLLELLSDSSNAGCITWEGTNGEFKLTDPDEVARRWGERKSKPNMNYDKLSRALRYYYDKNIMTKVHGKRYAYKFDFQGLAAATQPAATDQAYKYQSDLFMSSYHHSAKLSSFMAPHAAMPTSTASIFPSASWSNWGGGGSNLYSPHSMAPPHVASHLGSYPHYA